A stretch of the Oceanicola sp. D3 genome encodes the following:
- a CDS encoding glutathione binding-like protein yields MERYLDQREWLTGAFSVADICMADVLRLVARFDGLEGHPALQAYVHRATVRPTFRKAHAGQMALFAAAD; encoded by the coding sequence ATGGAGCGTTATCTAGACCAACGGGAATGGCTAACAGGGGCGTTCTCGGTGGCCGACATCTGCATGGCGGACGTGCTGCGGCTGGTAGCCAGATTCGACGGCCTGGAGGGCCACCCGGCCCTGCAGGCCTATGTACATCGCGCCACGGTGCGGCCCACTTTTCGTAAGGCCCATGCGGGTCAGATGGCACTTTTCGCCGCAGCGGATTGA